A section of the Bacillus sp. HSf4 genome encodes:
- the rpsA gene encoding 30S ribosomal protein S1 produces the protein MTEEMNQIDVQVPEVGDVVKGIVTKVEDKHVDVDIPNCKQTGIIPISELSSLHVEKASDVVNIDDELELKVTKVEDDALILSKRAVDADRAWEDLEKKFESKEVFEAEVKDVVKGGLVVDIGVRGFIPASLVEAHFVEDFADYKGKTLTLIVVELDRDKNRVILSHRAVVEKEQSERKHEFLQTLEAGQVIEGKVQRLTDFGAFVDIGGIDGLVHISQLSHSHVEKPSDVVEEGQEVKVKVLSVDRDNERISLSIKETLPGPWANIGEKVKPGDVLDGKVQRLVSFGAFVEVLPGVEGLVHISQISNKHIGTPHEVLEEGQDVKVKVLDVNEAEERISLSMKELEENNEKAEQEDYRQYQAKEESTGFQLGEMIGDKLNKLK, from the coding sequence ATGACAGAGGAAATGAATCAAATTGATGTTCAGGTGCCAGAGGTTGGAGATGTGGTGAAAGGTATTGTAACGAAAGTTGAGGACAAGCATGTTGATGTTGACATCCCCAACTGCAAGCAAACCGGTATTATCCCAATCAGTGAATTATCAAGTCTCCATGTTGAAAAAGCGTCAGATGTCGTGAATATCGACGATGAGCTTGAATTAAAAGTAACAAAAGTGGAAGACGATGCATTGATTTTATCAAAACGTGCTGTTGATGCAGACCGCGCTTGGGAAGACCTAGAGAAAAAATTTGAGTCAAAAGAAGTGTTTGAAGCCGAAGTCAAAGACGTCGTCAAAGGCGGTCTTGTGGTCGATATAGGCGTGCGCGGATTTATCCCTGCGTCACTTGTCGAAGCACACTTTGTTGAAGATTTTGCAGATTATAAAGGAAAGACGCTTACATTAATCGTCGTTGAGCTTGACAGAGATAAAAACCGCGTGATTTTATCCCACCGCGCGGTTGTTGAAAAAGAGCAGTCCGAAAGAAAGCACGAATTCCTGCAGACATTGGAAGCCGGACAGGTTATTGAGGGCAAGGTGCAGCGTTTGACCGATTTCGGAGCATTCGTTGATATCGGCGGCATTGACGGCCTCGTCCACATTTCCCAGCTTTCCCATTCACACGTTGAGAAACCGTCAGACGTTGTTGAAGAAGGCCAGGAAGTCAAAGTCAAGGTCCTCTCAGTTGACCGCGACAATGAAAGAATTTCATTATCGATCAAAGAGACGCTTCCTGGACCATGGGCGAACATCGGCGAAAAAGTGAAGCCTGGAGACGTCCTTGACGGTAAAGTGCAGCGTTTGGTAAGCTTTGGTGCTTTTGTCGAAGTGCTTCCTGGGGTTGAAGGACTTGTTCACATCTCCCAAATCTCAAATAAACACATCGGAACACCTCACGAAGTGCTTGAAGAAGGCCAGGACGTGAAGGTTAAAGTTCTCGATGTCAATGAAGCCGAAGAACGGATTTCTTTAAGCATGAAAGAGCTTGAAGAAAACAATGAAAAAGCTGAACAGGAAGATTACCGCCAATATCAGGCGAAGGAAGAATCGACAGGATTCCAGCTTGGTGAAATGATTGGAGATAAACTGAATAAATTAAAGTAA
- the cmk gene encoding (d)CMP kinase — protein sequence MEKKLCIAIDGPAAAGKSTVAKIVAKKKGYVYIDTGAMYRAITYLALEKGVDLTDEASLTALLKGAVIDLSVTKEGEQKVYIAGEDVTEAIRTDDVSNQVSIVAKHGGIREEMTKRQKQLAEKGGVVMDGRDIGTHVLPDAEVKIFLLASVEERAKRRFEENVKKGYNVNYETLAEEIRRRDKLDSEREISPLRKAEDALEIDTTSLSIDEVAEKILQIVDKKAQK from the coding sequence ATGGAAAAGAAATTATGTATCGCAATCGACGGCCCGGCCGCTGCCGGAAAAAGCACAGTGGCGAAAATCGTGGCTAAAAAAAAGGGCTATGTTTATATTGATACGGGCGCTATGTACCGGGCCATCACGTATTTAGCGCTCGAAAAGGGCGTCGATCTGACAGATGAAGCCTCGCTGACGGCTTTATTGAAAGGCGCCGTCATCGATCTCTCGGTTACAAAAGAAGGGGAGCAGAAGGTATATATCGCAGGCGAGGATGTAACGGAAGCCATCCGAACGGACGATGTAAGCAATCAAGTGTCGATCGTCGCCAAACACGGGGGCATTCGCGAAGAGATGACAAAAAGGCAGAAGCAGCTTGCCGAAAAAGGCGGAGTCGTAATGGACGGCCGTGACATCGGCACACATGTGCTTCCGGATGCGGAAGTGAAAATCTTTCTCTTGGCGTCCGTTGAAGAGCGGGCGAAACGCCGCTTTGAAGAAAACGTCAAAAAAGGGTACAATGTAAACTATGAAACGCTTGCAGAAGAAATCAGACGCCGCGACAAGCTGGATTCCGAGCGTGAGATTTCCCCTTTAAGAAAAGCGGAAGACGCGCTTGAAATCGATACGACATCATTGTCCATTGATGAGGTGGCTGAAAAAATTTTGCAAATTGTAGACAAAAAGGCTCAAAAATAA
- a CDS encoding YpfB family protein — MKTIERILLKILIVQGLILLCVQLLFHFSKAEPYLSKVVQYEGVNKMKIGEWIETFKP, encoded by the coding sequence ATGAAGACAATTGAGCGTATACTGCTGAAAATTCTCATCGTGCAAGGCCTGATTTTATTATGTGTCCAGCTTCTTTTTCATTTTTCAAAAGCCGAGCCTTATCTGTCAAAAGTCGTGCAGTATGAAGGTGTCAACAAAATGAAAATCGGCGAATGGATCGAGACATTTAAACCGTAA
- the ypeB gene encoding germination protein YpeB — protein MIRGILIAVLGIAIVGTSYWGYKEHQEKDAVLLHAENNYQRAFHDLTYQVDQLHDKIGSTLAMNSKKTLSPALAEVWKTTSEAHNNVSQLPLTLMPFNKTEEFLANVGDFSYKAAVRDLDKEPLSKKEYASLNKLYENAKDIQNELRNVQHLVIDNNLRWMDVELALASGQKQSDNTIINGFKTVEKSASAISESDFGAGTKTSMKKEQQGYGHLEGEKITEKEARKIAQKFAPDKNHNIKVAKSGKKTNRDVYSISMKDPDQKADIYMDITEKGGYPVYLIQNKQIKDEKISLNDASNRALQFLKKNGYNVGELEMDESSQYDGVGVFSFVPVQDDVWLYPDSIRIKVALDDGEIVGFNAKDFLTAHKKRDLPKPKLTPEKAKANLNPNVKVQETRLALITNDLSQEVLCYEILGTIENDTFRMFINADDGSEEKIEKMKSAEPIYKDL, from the coding sequence TTGATCAGAGGAATATTAATCGCCGTTTTAGGAATCGCCATTGTCGGAACAAGCTATTGGGGCTATAAAGAACATCAGGAAAAAGATGCGGTGCTCCTGCACGCAGAAAACAATTATCAGCGGGCGTTCCACGATTTAACCTATCAGGTGGACCAGCTCCATGATAAAATCGGCAGCACGCTTGCCATGAACAGCAAAAAAACGCTGTCTCCCGCTTTGGCGGAAGTGTGGAAAACGACGTCTGAAGCGCACAACAATGTCAGCCAGCTGCCGCTGACGTTAATGCCTTTTAACAAAACGGAAGAGTTTTTGGCAAACGTCGGGGATTTCAGCTATAAAGCAGCGGTGCGGGACCTTGATAAAGAGCCGCTGAGCAAAAAGGAGTACGCCTCTTTAAACAAGCTTTATGAAAATGCAAAGGATATACAAAATGAGCTGCGCAATGTCCAGCATTTGGTCATTGACAATAATTTAAGATGGATGGACGTCGAGCTTGCGCTGGCATCAGGGCAAAAGCAGAGCGACAACACGATTATCAACGGCTTTAAAACGGTGGAAAAAAGCGCAAGCGCCATTTCGGAAAGCGATTTTGGCGCGGGCACAAAGACGAGCATGAAAAAAGAGCAGCAGGGATACGGTCATTTAGAGGGTGAAAAAATAACCGAAAAAGAAGCGCGCAAAATTGCCCAAAAGTTCGCCCCGGATAAAAACCATAATATCAAAGTGGCAAAAAGCGGGAAGAAAACGAACAGGGATGTCTACAGCATCAGCATGAAAGACCCTGACCAAAAAGCTGATATTTATATGGATATTACAGAAAAAGGCGGATATCCGGTTTATCTCATCCAAAATAAACAGATCAAAGACGAAAAAATCAGTTTGAATGATGCATCAAACCGGGCGCTTCAGTTTTTGAAAAAGAACGGCTATAACGTCGGCGAACTGGAAATGGATGAAAGCTCGCAATATGACGGTGTCGGCGTCTTTTCATTCGTCCCGGTCCAGGATGATGTATGGCTTTATCCGGACAGCATCCGGATCAAAGTCGCTCTTGATGACGGTGAAATCGTCGGCTTTAACGCCAAGGATTTTCTCACGGCTCATAAAAAAAGAGATCTGCCGAAGCCTAAATTGACGCCGGAAAAAGCGAAAGCGAACCTCAACCCGAATGTGAAGGTTCAGGAAACGCGCCTCGCACTGATTACAAACGACCTTTCTCAGGAAGTGTTATGCTATGAAATACTCGGTACGATCGAAAATGACACCTTCCGAATGTTCATCAACGCCGATGACGGCAGCGAAGAGAAAATCGAAAAAATGAAAAGTGCGGAACCGATCTACAAGGATCTTTAA
- the sleB gene encoding spore cortex-lytic enzyme — MKSKGSFCLRVMFCTIMAISLSLPFSQKSSAFSDQVIQRGATGDDVIELQARLQYNSYYNGKIDGVYGWATYWAVRNFQHQFGLNETDGLVGPKTKRYLINHTKYYKDYVHRQLRKGNQFTHYGGMPLKYQTKPSKEVQRQARQKAEARQRQKGAPKQDTAQQQQQAAPQQPKKQAKPKDAAPKKQDAVAANMPGGFSNNDINLLAQAVYGEARGEPYDGQVAIAAVILNRLESSTFPNTVAGVIFEPLAFTAVADGQIYMTPNETAKKAVLDAINGWDPSENALYYFNPDTATSSWIWGRPQIKRIGKHIFCE; from the coding sequence ATGAAGTCGAAAGGTTCTTTTTGTTTAAGAGTCATGTTTTGTACCATTATGGCCATCAGTCTTTCACTTCCATTCAGTCAAAAAAGCTCCGCCTTTTCTGATCAGGTGATACAGCGGGGGGCAACGGGGGATGATGTGATTGAACTGCAGGCAAGACTTCAATATAACAGCTATTATAATGGCAAAATTGACGGAGTTTATGGATGGGCGACATACTGGGCCGTCCGCAATTTTCAACATCAGTTTGGATTAAATGAGACTGACGGTCTCGTCGGTCCGAAAACGAAACGATATTTGATCAATCATACGAAATATTACAAAGACTATGTTCACAGACAGCTAAGAAAAGGCAATCAATTCACACATTACGGCGGTATGCCGCTGAAGTATCAGACGAAGCCTTCGAAAGAGGTGCAGCGTCAGGCGAGACAGAAGGCGGAAGCCAGACAGCGCCAAAAGGGCGCTCCAAAGCAGGATACCGCGCAGCAACAGCAGCAGGCAGCTCCTCAACAGCCGAAAAAGCAGGCTAAGCCGAAGGATGCTGCACCTAAGAAACAAGATGCCGTGGCTGCCAACATGCCGGGCGGTTTTTCAAACAATGACATCAACCTCTTGGCCCAGGCGGTTTACGGAGAAGCGCGCGGGGAGCCGTATGACGGCCAGGTTGCGATTGCGGCTGTCATCTTAAACAGGCTTGAAAGCTCCACTTTTCCAAATACAGTTGCCGGCGTTATTTTTGAGCCGCTGGCATTTACCGCTGTGGCTGACGGGCAAATTTATATGACGCCGAATGAAACGGCGAAAAAAGCCGTGCTTGATGCCATCAACGGATGGGACCCTTCGGAAAACGCTTTGTACTATTTTAATCCCGATACGGCCACAAGCTCATGGATATGGGGAAGACCTCAAATCAAAAGAATCGGCAAACACATTTTCTGTGAATAA
- the prsW gene encoding glutamic-type intramembrane protease PrsW, which produces MFGIISAGIAPGIALLMYFYLKEKYESEPIHMVIRLFILGVLLVFPTMFIQYVLEKEHISEGSFLISFLSSGFLEEFLKWFLLMISIFQHADFDEHYDGIVYGTSLSLGFATLENILYLIGNGVEHAFMRALLPVSSHALFGVIMGFYIGKARFSTRKTMRKWLLLSLLIPAVLHGLYDYILLALNNWIYFILPFMAFLWWFGLRKAKKARSVNAGEQPLQF; this is translated from the coding sequence ATGTTCGGAATTATCTCCGCAGGCATAGCTCCCGGAATCGCATTGTTAATGTATTTTTACTTAAAGGAAAAATATGAATCAGAGCCCATTCATATGGTGATCCGCCTCTTTATACTGGGGGTTTTGCTCGTTTTTCCGACAATGTTTATACAGTATGTTTTGGAAAAAGAACACATTTCCGAGGGCAGCTTTCTGATTTCGTTTTTATCTTCCGGATTTTTAGAGGAATTTTTAAAGTGGTTTTTGCTGATGATCAGCATTTTTCAGCATGCCGACTTTGATGAACATTATGACGGAATCGTTTACGGGACAAGCCTTTCATTGGGGTTTGCCACGCTGGAAAATATTTTATACCTCATCGGAAACGGGGTGGAGCACGCATTCATGCGCGCTTTGCTCCCTGTCTCAAGCCATGCCTTATTCGGCGTGATCATGGGTTTTTATATCGGCAAAGCCCGTTTTTCAACCCGGAAAACGATGAGGAAATGGCTTTTGCTCTCGCTCCTGATCCCGGCCGTTTTGCACGGCCTTTATGACTATATTCTTCTTGCCTTGAACAACTGGATTTATTTTATACTGCCGTTTATGGCTTTTCTCTGGTGGTTCGGTTTGCGGAAAGCAAAAAAAGCCCGCTCAGTCAATGCCGGAGAACAGCCGCTGCAGTTCTAG
- a CDS encoding asparaginase, translating into MKNKVALITTGGTIASRKTESGRLAAGAISGTELAKICNLPEDVEIDVFPVFQLPSMHITFRHLLELKHAVEQAFQDPTYNGAVVTHGTDSLEESAYFLDLTIQDDRPVVVTGSQRAPEQQGSDAYSNIRHAVYTACSKELMGAGTVVVFNERIFNARYVKKVHASNLQGFDVFGFGYLGIIDNDKVYVYQKPLRRDVHQLKKPLPEVDIIKCYLDADGKFVRAAVNEGASGIVLEGVGRGQVTPKMMADIEDALKRGVYIVITTSAEEGEVYTTYDYAGSCYDLVKKGVILGKDYDSKKARMKLAVLLASYESGIKEKFCY; encoded by the coding sequence ATGAAAAACAAAGTAGCTCTCATCACAACAGGCGGAACGATCGCAAGCAGAAAAACCGAAAGCGGAAGACTTGCTGCGGGAGCTATCAGCGGGACGGAGCTGGCCAAAATCTGCAACCTTCCTGAAGATGTTGAGATTGATGTGTTCCCGGTATTTCAGCTTCCAAGCATGCATATCACCTTTCGGCATCTTTTGGAGCTTAAACACGCGGTCGAACAGGCTTTTCAGGACCCGACTTATAACGGAGCCGTTGTCACGCACGGGACAGACTCGCTTGAAGAATCGGCGTATTTTTTAGATTTAACAATCCAGGATGACCGGCCTGTCGTTGTCACAGGCTCGCAGCGCGCTCCCGAGCAGCAGGGAAGTGACGCCTATTCAAACATCAGGCACGCCGTCTATACGGCATGCAGCAAGGAGCTCATGGGAGCCGGCACGGTTGTTGTATTTAACGAAAGAATATTTAATGCGCGCTATGTCAAAAAAGTCCATGCCTCCAATCTGCAGGGCTTTGACGTTTTTGGCTTTGGCTATCTGGGGATCATTGACAATGATAAAGTGTATGTTTATCAAAAACCATTAAGACGGGACGTTCATCAACTGAAAAAGCCTCTCCCGGAAGTGGATATTATCAAATGCTATCTCGATGCAGACGGAAAATTTGTCCGCGCTGCTGTAAATGAAGGCGCTAGCGGCATCGTGCTGGAGGGGGTCGGAAGGGGACAGGTGACCCCGAAGATGATGGCGGATATTGAGGATGCGCTAAAAAGGGGTGTATATATCGTCATCACGACAAGCGCTGAGGAAGGCGAAGTTTATACCACTTATGACTATGCCGGCAGCTGCTATGATTTGGTAAAGAAAGGCGTCATATTAGGCAAAGATTACGACAGCAAAAAAGCGAGGATGAAATTGGCGGTTCTGCTTGCCAGCTATGAGAGCGGCATAAAGGAAAAGTTCTGCTACTAA
- a CDS encoding YpdA family putative bacillithiol disulfide reductase, with translation MKEEKVIIIGGGPCGLSAAIHMQEIGVDALIIEKGNVVNSIYQYPTHQTFFSSSEKLEIGDVAFITENHKPVRNQALSYYREVAKRKKLRINAFEKVHSVTKTEKNQFKVETSKDTYLASFCIIATGYYDNPNYMNVPGEDLPKVFHYFKEAHPYFDKDVAVIGGKNSSVDAAMELVKAGARVTVLYRGKEYSSSIKPWILPEFVSLVKHGKIRMEFRAVVKEITEDRLIFTVDGQEESIKNDFVFAMTGYHPDHSFLQKMGVQIDAETGRPFFNEDTMETNEDGIFIAGVIAAGNNANEIFIENGRFHGGLIAAEIAKRI, from the coding sequence ATGAAAGAAGAAAAAGTGATCATTATCGGCGGCGGCCCCTGCGGGCTTTCTGCAGCCATCCACATGCAAGAGATCGGGGTGGACGCTCTCATCATTGAAAAGGGAAATGTTGTAAACAGTATTTATCAATATCCTACACACCAGACCTTTTTCAGTTCGAGCGAAAAGCTGGAGATTGGCGATGTGGCATTTATCACCGAGAATCACAAGCCGGTCAGAAACCAGGCGCTGTCTTATTACAGAGAAGTCGCGAAACGGAAAAAATTGAGAATTAACGCTTTTGAAAAGGTTCATTCCGTAACGAAAACCGAAAAGAACCAGTTTAAAGTAGAAACGTCCAAAGACACTTATTTGGCCTCTTTTTGCATCATTGCGACCGGGTACTACGACAATCCGAACTATATGAATGTACCGGGTGAGGATCTTCCGAAGGTTTTTCATTATTTCAAAGAAGCCCATCCATATTTTGATAAAGATGTAGCGGTCATCGGCGGGAAAAATTCGAGTGTTGACGCTGCGATGGAGCTTGTGAAAGCAGGCGCGAGGGTTACGGTTTTATACAGGGGAAAAGAGTATTCTTCAAGCATCAAACCGTGGATTCTTCCGGAATTTGTCTCCCTTGTCAAACACGGAAAAATCCGGATGGAGTTCCGTGCGGTCGTCAAAGAAATTACGGAGGACCGGCTGATTTTTACGGTTGACGGGCAGGAGGAGAGCATCAAAAACGATTTCGTATTCGCGATGACTGGCTATCATCCCGACCACAGCTTCCTGCAAAAAATGGGCGTTCAGATCGATGCTGAAACAGGCCGTCCGTTTTTCAATGAAGACACAATGGAAACGAATGAGGATGGCATTTTTATAGCGGGTGTGATCGCAGCGGGCAACAATGCCAATGAAATTTTCATTGAAAACGGCCGCTTTCACGGCGGTTTAATCGCCGCTGAAATCGCCAAACGGATCTAA
- a CDS encoding Glu/Leu/Phe/Val dehydrogenase — MVADQNTGHTEENTLDVLKSTQTVIHKALEKLGYPEEVYELLKEPIRFLTVKIPVRMDDGSVKIFTGYRAQHNDAVGPTKGGIRFHPGVTENEVKALSIWMSLKCGIIDLPYGGGKGGIICDPRDMSFPELERLSRGYVRAISQIVGPTKDVPAPDVFTNSQIMAWMMDEYSRIDEFNSPGFITGKPLVLGGSHGRESATAKGVTICIKEAAKKKDIEIEGAAVVVQGFGNAGSYLAKFMYDAGAKVVGISDAYGGLYDPDGLDIDYLLDRRDSFGTVTKLFNDTITNQELLELECDILVPAAIENQITAENAHNIKAKIVVEAANGPTTLEATKILSDRDILLVPDVLASAGGVTVSYFEWVQNNQGFYWTEEEVEERLEKMMVKSFNNIYEMSHNRRIDMRLAAYMVGVRKMAEASRFRGWI, encoded by the coding sequence ATGGTAGCCGATCAAAACACCGGTCATACTGAAGAAAATACACTCGACGTTTTGAAATCAACGCAAACGGTGATACATAAGGCGCTTGAAAAATTAGGGTATCCGGAAGAAGTGTATGAATTATTAAAAGAACCGATTCGTTTTTTAACGGTGAAAATTCCGGTTCGCATGGATGATGGGTCTGTTAAAATTTTTACGGGATACCGCGCTCAGCACAATGATGCAGTAGGGCCGACAAAAGGCGGCATCCGTTTCCATCCGGGAGTTACAGAAAATGAAGTTAAAGCGCTTTCTATATGGATGAGTCTGAAATGCGGCATCATCGACCTTCCATATGGAGGCGGAAAGGGCGGGATCATTTGTGATCCGCGGGATATGTCCTTTCCTGAACTGGAACGTCTAAGCAGAGGCTATGTTCGGGCGATCAGCCAAATTGTCGGACCGACAAAAGACGTACCGGCTCCCGATGTATTTACTAATTCTCAAATCATGGCATGGATGATGGACGAATATTCAAGAATCGATGAATTCAACTCTCCGGGTTTCATTACCGGAAAACCGCTCGTTTTAGGTGGTTCTCACGGCAGAGAATCTGCGACAGCAAAAGGGGTTACAATCTGCATTAAAGAAGCGGCGAAGAAAAAGGACATCGAAATAGAAGGGGCTGCTGTCGTCGTGCAGGGGTTCGGAAATGCGGGAAGCTACCTGGCGAAATTCATGTATGATGCAGGGGCGAAAGTCGTCGGAATTTCCGATGCATACGGCGGTCTGTACGATCCGGACGGACTTGACATCGATTATCTCCTTGACCGCCGTGACAGCTTTGGAACCGTCACAAAGCTGTTCAATGACACGATTACAAATCAGGAGCTGCTTGAACTGGAGTGCGACATTTTAGTGCCGGCAGCGATTGAAAATCAAATTACGGCGGAAAATGCGCACAACATCAAAGCGAAAATCGTTGTAGAAGCCGCCAATGGGCCGACAACGCTTGAAGCGACGAAAATCCTTTCCGACCGCGATATTTTGCTTGTGCCTGATGTGCTGGCAAGCGCGGGCGGTGTGACGGTTTCCTACTTTGAATGGGTGCAGAACAATCAGGGCTTCTACTGGACGGAAGAAGAAGTGGAAGAAAGATTGGAAAAAATGATGGTGAAGTCATTTAATAATATTTATGAAATGTCCCACAACCGCAGAATCGACATGCGGCTGGCCGCCTACATGGTGGGCGTCCGCAAGATGGCGGAAGCATCCAGGTTCAGAGGCTGGATTTAA
- a CDS encoding genetic competence negative regulator, which translates to MRLERLNYNKIKIFLTLDDLTDRGLTKEDLWKDSFKVQQLFKDMMNEANTELGFEANGPIAVEVYSLQAQGMVIIVTKNQETDEDDNEYDEDYIEMQVKLGESVDIIYEFQTFEHLIELSKNLDRIGIQGGTVYHYENRYFLSLDDFDSRSVDGVISILAEYGSPTTLTIYRLQEYGNKIMENNAVQTIQTYFK; encoded by the coding sequence ATGCGGCTTGAGCGTCTAAATTACAATAAGATCAAGATTTTTCTGACACTTGATGATCTGACAGACCGGGGGCTGACGAAAGAAGACCTTTGGAAGGACTCATTTAAAGTTCAGCAGCTGTTTAAAGACATGATGAACGAAGCGAATACAGAGCTCGGGTTTGAAGCGAATGGCCCAATTGCTGTGGAAGTGTATTCTCTTCAGGCACAAGGAATGGTCATCATTGTCACCAAAAATCAAGAAACAGATGAAGATGATAATGAGTATGATGAGGATTATATCGAAATGCAGGTCAAGCTTGGCGAAAGTGTTGACATTATATATGAATTCCAAACGTTTGAGCATCTGATCGAGCTGTCTAAAAACCTCGACCGGATCGGAATCCAAGGCGGCACGGTGTATCACTATGAAAACAGATACTTCCTGAGCCTCGACGATTTCGACTCCCGTTCCGTCGACGGCGTGATCTCAATCCTTGCCGAATATGGAAGCCCGACAACTTTAACCATTTACAGGCTTCAGGAATACGGGAATAAAATCATGGAAAACAACGCCGTCCAGACCATTCAGACATACTTTAAATAG
- a CDS encoding metallophosphoesterase, whose translation MSAIAKEERIVSCLFPIGGLKKPLNIFFISDIHRRTVSSEIIEKVKEQKVKLVFIGGDLAEEGVSFQAIEDNIKRLSSLGKTYFVWGNNDYEVDQERLSAIFEKYGVTALRNESVLYDHDGEVINICGVDDIRLELDDYQEAVRRIQKEAPTLLLSHNPAIHHQIQETDGIDAVFSGHTHGGQIRIGRLGFYEKGGTGTVHKAYYLISNGYGTTKLPLRLGARPETHLIKLVPKHK comes from the coding sequence ATGTCGGCCATCGCCAAAGAAGAGAGGATCGTCTCTTGTCTGTTTCCGATCGGGGGACTTAAAAAGCCGCTGAACATCTTTTTTATTTCGGACATTCACAGACGAACCGTCAGCAGTGAAATCATTGAAAAAGTGAAAGAGCAGAAGGTTAAGCTCGTGTTCATCGGCGGCGACCTGGCGGAAGAGGGCGTTTCATTTCAGGCGATTGAAGACAATATCAAAAGGCTTTCAAGCCTTGGAAAAACGTATTTTGTGTGGGGAAACAATGATTATGAAGTCGATCAGGAGAGGCTGTCCGCTATTTTTGAGAAGTATGGTGTCACGGCCTTGCGCAATGAATCGGTTTTATACGATCATGACGGTGAAGTCATCAATATTTGCGGAGTCGACGATATCAGGCTTGAATTGGATGATTATCAGGAGGCGGTGCGCCGCATCCAAAAGGAGGCTCCGACCCTTTTATTATCACATAATCCGGCGATTCATCATCAAATACAGGAGACCGACGGAATTGACGCCGTATTCAGCGGACATACACACGGCGGGCAAATTCGCATCGGCAGGCTGGGCTTTTATGAAAAAGGGGGAACGGGAACCGTTCACAAAGCATATTATCTGATCAGCAACGGCTATGGGACGACTAAGCTTCCGTTAAGGCTCGGGGCGCGACCTGAAACCCATCTCATCAAGCTCGTACCAAAACATAAATAA
- a CDS encoding YpbF family protein, with protein sequence MGSALDQLDRFTDEPTIQMLRGLIKRKRKYENYRKQTIRWQAAALICAASFCLFLAAKGLGQNGFLSEVLNDSIYLFWIMSAAFAYSTAYYFKKKEDKAEGEFHKLRCEIIQKSTDLWPQPDMWKSRETVFKIMKQEYDINLYFESK encoded by the coding sequence GTGGGAAGCGCGCTTGATCAACTGGATCGTTTTACCGACGAACCTACAATACAAATGCTCCGCGGTTTGATTAAAAGGAAGCGAAAGTATGAAAACTACCGAAAGCAGACAATCAGATGGCAGGCAGCCGCCCTGATTTGCGCCGCTTCGTTTTGTTTGTTTCTTGCTGCGAAAGGACTGGGGCAAAACGGTTTTTTATCCGAGGTGCTCAATGATTCGATTTACCTGTTTTGGATCATGTCGGCCGCTTTCGCCTACAGCACCGCTTATTATTTCAAAAAGAAGGAAGATAAAGCGGAGGGGGAATTCCATAAGCTGAGATGCGAGATTATTCAGAAAAGCACGGATTTATGGCCTCAGCCTGACATGTGGAAATCAAGGGAAACGGTATTTAAGATCATGAAACAAGAGTATGACATCAACCTTTATTTCGAAAGCAAATAA